A region from the Lysobacter sp. BMK333-48F3 genome encodes:
- a CDS encoding carbohydrate ABC transporter permease: MNEAGMPAWLARAIVNGLLIALAALSVAPLLWMLAVSLMQPGEASAFPPPLLPAAPTLHNYAELFSRMGMGRYLLNSFLISTLVTAIAVLLNTLAGYAFAKLAFAGRERVFRLLLAALVIPAQVSMMPLFLMLKQMGLINSYAGAVVPGMAGIFGIFLVRQYARSIPDELLEAPRIDGAGEWRIFFQIVLPVLRPILVTLAIFSFLGAWNDFMWPLIVLSDDSLQTLPVALASLSREHVQDNEMMMAGSVVTVVPVLLLFLALQRYYLQGLLVGSVKG; encoded by the coding sequence ATGAACGAGGCGGGCATGCCGGCCTGGCTGGCCCGGGCCATCGTCAACGGCCTGCTGATCGCGCTGGCTGCGCTAAGCGTGGCGCCGCTGCTGTGGATGCTCGCGGTGTCGCTGATGCAGCCGGGCGAGGCCAGCGCGTTCCCGCCGCCGCTGCTGCCGGCGGCGCCGACCCTGCACAACTACGCCGAGCTGTTCTCGCGCATGGGCATGGGCCGCTACCTGCTCAACAGCTTCCTGATCTCGACCCTGGTCACCGCGATCGCGGTGTTGCTCAACACCCTGGCCGGCTACGCCTTCGCCAAGCTCGCCTTCGCCGGACGCGAGCGGGTGTTCCGGCTGCTGCTGGCGGCGCTGGTGATCCCGGCCCAAGTATCGATGATGCCGCTGTTCCTGATGCTCAAGCAGATGGGCCTGATCAACAGCTACGCCGGCGCGGTGGTGCCGGGCATGGCCGGGATCTTCGGCATCTTCCTGGTGCGCCAGTACGCGCGCTCGATCCCGGACGAGCTGTTGGAGGCGCCGCGCATCGACGGCGCCGGCGAGTGGCGGATCTTCTTCCAGATCGTGCTGCCGGTGCTGCGGCCGATCCTGGTGACCCTGGCGATCTTCAGCTTCCTCGGCGCCTGGAACGATTTCATGTGGCCGCTGATCGTGCTCAGCGACGACAGCCTACAGACCCTGCCGGTGGCGCTGGCTTCGCTGTCGCGCGAGCACGTGCAGGACAACGAAATGATGATGGCCGGTTCGGTGGTGACCGTGGTGCCGGTACTGTTGCTGTTCCTGGCCCTGCAGCGTTACTACCTGCAGGGCCTGCTGGTGGGCAGCGTCAAGGGCTGA
- a CDS encoding sugar ABC transporter permease, translating into MKPSTAGWVFAAPALSVIGVFFAVPVLAALALSLTDFDIYALAHSENLRFVGFDNYLNLLRNPLFWSALGNTLYFVAVGVPLSIAVSLGAALLLHSRLAWFKPLFRTAFFAPVVTTVVAVAVIWRYLLHTRYGLINWGLGRFGIDPVDWLGDPDWAMPAIILFAVWKNFGYNMIIFLAGLQAIPEDLYEAARIDGASPARQFRHITLPILGPVLLMVSILTLAGYFQLFAEPYVITQGGPLQSTVSVLYLMYEEGFKWWNLGNASAVAFLLFVLMTATTSALMWIARRKGVE; encoded by the coding sequence ATGAAGCCGTCCACCGCCGGCTGGGTGTTCGCCGCGCCCGCCTTGAGCGTGATCGGGGTGTTCTTCGCCGTGCCGGTGCTGGCGGCGCTGGCGCTGAGCCTGACCGACTTCGACATCTACGCCCTGGCGCACAGCGAGAACCTGCGCTTCGTCGGCTTCGACAACTATCTGAACCTGCTGCGCAACCCGTTGTTCTGGAGCGCATTGGGCAACACCCTGTACTTCGTCGCGGTCGGCGTGCCGCTGTCGATCGCGGTGTCGCTGGGCGCGGCATTGCTGCTGCATTCGCGCCTGGCCTGGTTCAAGCCCTTGTTCCGCACCGCGTTCTTCGCCCCGGTGGTGACCACGGTGGTCGCGGTGGCGGTGATCTGGCGCTATCTGCTGCACACCCGCTACGGCCTGATCAACTGGGGCCTGGGCCGGTTCGGCATCGATCCGGTGGATTGGCTCGGCGATCCGGACTGGGCGATGCCGGCGATCATCCTGTTCGCGGTGTGGAAGAACTTCGGCTACAACATGATCATCTTCCTCGCCGGCCTGCAGGCGATCCCGGAGGACCTGTACGAGGCGGCGCGCATCGACGGCGCCAGCCCGGCGCGGCAGTTCCGCCACATCACCCTGCCGATCCTCGGCCCGGTGCTGCTGATGGTCAGCATCCTGACCCTGGCCGGCTATTTCCAGTTGTTCGCCGAGCCTTACGTGATCACCCAGGGCGGCCCGCTACAGAGCACGGTCAGCGTGCTGTACCTGATGTACGAAGAAGGCTTCAAGTGGTGGAACCTGGGCAACGCTTCGGCGGTGGCCTTCCTGTTGTTCGTGCTGATGACCGCGACCACCAGCGCGCTGATGTGGATCGCGCGCCGCAAGGGGGTCGAATGA
- a CDS encoding sugar ABC transporter substrate-binding protein → MVLTLLLGSCSSRDDQRTVVKFWAMGFEGEVVQRLIPEFERRNPQLRVEVQQLPITAAHEKLLTAFAGDSLPDVGAIGNTWISEFALLDALEPLDRRLAGGSGPRGDDYFAGAWDTGVIDGRTYAVPWYVETRLPYYRKDLLAQAGIERPPATWAEWRQAMAAIKREVGPDRYAVLFPLNEPEPLLNLGIQSPDPLLRDNGRYGNFRSPGFKRALAFYREAFDRKWAPLASNTQIANVWNEFGRGYFSFYVNGPWNIAEFKKRLPANLQDRWMTMPLPGEHGPGASVAGGASFVLFRGSRQTDAAWKLIAYLSEPEVQVRFHGLSGNLPPRRASWNAPALLADPYAHAFRDQLERARPTPKVPEWERIAMEIKLVGEQLANGRLSVDEAAAELDRRADRILEKRRWMLDQRTIGAEADAAGEGG, encoded by the coding sequence ATGGTGCTTACGTTGCTGCTGGGCAGTTGCTCGAGCCGCGACGATCAGCGCACGGTGGTGAAGTTCTGGGCGATGGGCTTCGAGGGTGAAGTCGTGCAGCGCCTGATTCCCGAGTTCGAACGGCGCAATCCGCAGCTGCGGGTCGAAGTGCAGCAACTGCCGATCACCGCCGCGCACGAGAAGCTGCTGACCGCGTTCGCCGGCGATTCGCTGCCGGACGTGGGCGCGATCGGCAATACCTGGATTTCCGAGTTCGCCTTGCTCGACGCGCTGGAGCCGCTGGATCGGCGCCTGGCCGGCGGCTCGGGCCCGCGCGGCGACGACTACTTCGCCGGCGCCTGGGACACCGGCGTGATCGACGGCCGCACCTACGCGGTGCCGTGGTACGTCGAGACCCGCCTGCCGTACTACCGCAAGGATCTGCTCGCTCAGGCTGGGATCGAGCGGCCGCCGGCGACCTGGGCCGAGTGGCGGCAGGCGATGGCCGCGATCAAGCGCGAGGTCGGGCCGGACCGTTACGCAGTGCTGTTTCCGCTCAACGAGCCCGAGCCGCTGCTCAACCTGGGCATCCAGTCGCCCGATCCGCTGCTGCGCGACAACGGCCGCTACGGCAATTTCCGCAGCCCCGGTTTCAAGCGCGCGCTGGCGTTCTACCGCGAGGCCTTCGACCGCAAGTGGGCGCCGCTGGCCAGCAACACTCAGATCGCCAATGTCTGGAACGAGTTCGGCCGCGGCTATTTCAGCTTCTACGTCAACGGCCCCTGGAACATCGCCGAGTTCAAGAAGCGCCTGCCGGCGAACCTGCAGGACCGCTGGATGACCATGCCCTTGCCCGGCGAGCACGGCCCGGGCGCGTCGGTGGCCGGCGGCGCCAGCTTCGTGCTGTTCCGCGGCTCGCGGCAGACGGATGCGGCCTGGAAACTGATCGCGTATCTGTCCGAGCCCGAGGTGCAGGTGCGCTTTCACGGCCTGAGCGGCAACCTGCCGCCGCGGCGCGCCTCGTGGAATGCGCCGGCGCTGCTCGCCGACCCGTACGCGCACGCGTTCCGCGACCAGCTCGAACGCGCGCGGCCGACGCCGAAAGTGCCGGAGTGGGAGCGCATCGCGATGGAGATCAAGCTGGTCGGCGAGCAACTGGCCAACGGCCGGCTCAGCGTCGACGAGGCCGCGGCCGAACTCGACCGCCGCGCCGACCGGATCCTGGAGAAGCGGCGCTGGATGCTCGACCAGCGCACCATCGGCGCCGAGGCCGATGCGGCCGGGGAGGGCGGATGA
- a CDS encoding glucoamylase family protein, which yields MRRVKPATRAVSFAVLGALLLALSACKKPETQSQTQPIVTPEPVTVEPLKQERMELPPLFRDIEKRTFQFFWDTSNEQNGLTPDRYPSRPFASIASVGFALTAYPIGIERGWVSRTQAVDRTLTTLKFLRDLPSGPQASGKGSYKGFYYHFLDMQKGQRYDSWVELSSVDTGLLMMGVLFAQSYYDRDDAREKEIREIADTLYKRVDWQWLQQNKPLISMGWFPESGFIKHDWAGYNEAMLLYVLALGSPTHPVEPEAWTVWTRTYNDVWGVYQGEEFLAFGPLFGHQYSHVWIDFRGIQDDYMRERGIDYFENSRRAAYAQRAYAIANPMKWEDYGPELWGLTASDGPQQTLQEYRGEQRQFRHYSARGAGLRENFDDGTIAPTAAIASLPFAPEIVIPTTVSMHERYGEFIYSSYGFLDSFNPSFKYDIPFKTGRLVPDQGWVASDYIGIDQGPILTMITNYRNEFVWNVMKRNPYIRSGLQRAGFKGGWLAPKDAASGKDGAKPGEAKAAPAAKPSGTIDPATARALGEAESRANRGNAPAKQNAPKPE from the coding sequence ATGCGACGCGTCAAGCCGGCAACACGAGCAGTTTCCTTCGCGGTCCTGGGCGCGCTGTTGCTGGCGCTGTCGGCCTGCAAGAAGCCCGAGACGCAATCGCAGACCCAGCCGATCGTGACGCCGGAACCGGTGACGGTGGAACCGTTGAAGCAGGAGCGGATGGAACTGCCGCCGCTGTTCCGCGACATCGAGAAGCGCACCTTTCAGTTCTTCTGGGACACCAGCAACGAGCAGAACGGCCTGACGCCCGACCGTTATCCGTCGCGGCCGTTCGCCAGCATCGCCTCGGTCGGCTTCGCCCTGACCGCGTACCCGATCGGGATCGAGCGCGGCTGGGTCAGCCGCACCCAGGCGGTCGACCGCACCCTGACCACGCTCAAGTTCCTGCGCGACCTGCCCAGCGGCCCGCAGGCCAGCGGCAAGGGCAGCTATAAGGGCTTCTACTACCACTTCCTCGACATGCAGAAGGGCCAGCGTTACGACAGCTGGGTCGAGCTGTCGAGCGTGGACACCGGCCTGCTGATGATGGGCGTGCTGTTCGCCCAGTCCTACTACGACCGCGACGACGCGCGCGAGAAGGAGATCCGCGAGATCGCCGACACCCTGTACAAGCGGGTGGACTGGCAGTGGCTGCAGCAGAACAAGCCGCTGATCTCGATGGGCTGGTTCCCCGAGTCGGGCTTCATCAAGCACGACTGGGCGGGCTACAACGAGGCCATGCTGCTGTACGTGCTGGCCTTGGGTTCGCCGACCCATCCGGTCGAGCCGGAAGCCTGGACGGTGTGGACGCGCACCTACAACGATGTCTGGGGCGTGTACCAGGGCGAGGAGTTCCTGGCCTTCGGTCCGCTGTTCGGCCACCAGTACAGCCATGTCTGGATCGATTTCCGCGGCATCCAGGACGACTACATGCGCGAGCGCGGGATCGATTATTTCGAGAACAGCCGCCGCGCCGCCTACGCCCAGCGCGCCTACGCGATCGCCAACCCGATGAAGTGGGAGGACTACGGCCCCGAGCTGTGGGGGTTGACCGCCAGCGACGGCCCGCAGCAGACCTTGCAGGAGTATCGCGGCGAGCAGCGCCAGTTCCGCCATTACTCGGCGCGCGGCGCCGGCCTGCGCGAGAACTTCGACGACGGCACCATCGCCCCGACCGCGGCGATCGCCTCGCTGCCGTTCGCGCCGGAGATCGTGATCCCGACCACGGTGTCGATGCACGAGCGCTACGGCGAGTTCATCTATTCCAGCTACGGCTTCCTGGATTCGTTCAATCCCAGCTTCAAGTACGACATCCCGTTCAAGACCGGGCGGCTGGTGCCGGACCAGGGCTGGGTGGCCAGCGACTACATCGGCATCGACCAGGGGCCGATCCTGACCATGATCACGAACTACCGCAACGAGTTCGTGTGGAACGTGATGAAGCGCAATCCCTACATCCGCAGCGGCCTGCAGCGCGCCGGGTTCAAGGGCGGCTGGCTGGCGCCGAAGGACGCCGCGTCGGGCAAGGACGGGGCCAAGCCGGGCGAAGCCAAGGCCGCGCCGGCGGCCAAGCCGTCCGGCACCATCGACCCGGCCACGGCGCGCGCGCTGGGCGAGGCGGAATCGCGCGCCAACCGCGGCAACGCGCCGGCGAAGCAGAATGCGCCGAAACCGGAATGA
- a CDS encoding TonB-dependent receptor, with the protein MQRPGRSLLACALAGCLAMAAPAALAQSTAATIRGVVSGDAGPAANANVTATNLASGLSRKVQTSADGNYTLAGLPPGTYRIDVDAGGKTNSRNVTVAVGQSATLNVSTGGVAETAPAGEATELDKVTVTSEALAEVRTSENATYISTKQIESLPQGTRNFLAFADTVPGVQFVQSGNGSTSIRSGAQSSNGVNVYIDGVGQKNYVLPGGVGGQDDTRGNPFPQSAIGEYKVITSNYKAEFDQLSSAAITAVTRSGGNEFHGDFFWDYTAEKWRSPTPAEEKAGRKTDSKEEQYGVSFSGPILRDRAHFFVAYEAKEYNTPFTIKPGEGVGVAQLPAQFQSLVGGVNAPFKEDLYFAKIDWLLGENHYFELTGKYRDETEITGVDGINTVPFGTAKDNSDKRLDLRYQYTGQGWINDAHLTYEDASYNPRANAFGNGYVLTRADVDSNGGKRVLNAGPGENFQNKAQKGYSFQDDLTLTDLQWHGYHTVKMGLKYKRIDISAAEQIPYNPQFFYDIDRDLGAPYLVRFGAGLPGIADGSVESRNKQFGIYIQDDWEVNDKLTLNLGIRWDYETSDVYTDYRTPADVVAALNSQDPRAPAGQSYRQTLARGGIDLNDYISTGRERSNFKDAFQPRLGFSYDLNADQRHVIYGGAGRAYDRNIFNNLQLETTKGTFPTYSFRFNQPGHACTPGVGDCLAFDPRYFDRAALEALVAADPNNGREVFLLNNDLKTPYSDQFSIGMRNALTIGETEWQTDVGLSRIVSKDGFAFLLGNRRPDGSFYPPGAQWGAPFGNGIPGFGRALILGVNGIETRANSLLVKIDKPYTRESGWGVTVAYTLTDAEENRENGESFSLDHPSLAGFGWHDAKGVPRHRLVATGIYDGPWGLTFSGKLTVASPTGYYFVNCSQAPAGNDGQCFTDQFKPDDTIGFKQLDLAVSKEFDTGAGIKFRIRGDLLNVTNERNYNQYETYAGRLGAPNAKFGEHQDGIILPTRMFKLSMGFSW; encoded by the coding sequence ATGCAAAGACCCGGCCGCAGCCTGTTGGCCTGCGCCCTGGCCGGCTGCCTGGCGATGGCCGCGCCGGCCGCGCTGGCGCAAAGCACCGCTGCGACCATCCGCGGCGTGGTCAGCGGCGACGCCGGCCCGGCCGCCAACGCCAACGTCACCGCGACCAACCTGGCCAGCGGCCTGAGCCGCAAGGTGCAGACCAGCGCCGACGGCAACTACACCCTGGCCGGCCTGCCGCCGGGCACTTATCGCATCGACGTGGACGCGGGCGGCAAGACCAATTCGCGCAACGTCACCGTCGCGGTCGGCCAGTCGGCCACGCTCAACGTCTCCACCGGCGGCGTCGCCGAGACCGCGCCGGCTGGCGAGGCAACCGAGCTGGACAAGGTCACCGTGACCAGCGAAGCGCTGGCCGAGGTGCGCACCTCGGAGAACGCGACCTACATCAGCACCAAGCAGATCGAATCGCTGCCGCAGGGCACGCGCAACTTCCTCGCCTTCGCCGACACCGTGCCGGGCGTGCAGTTCGTCCAGTCCGGCAACGGCTCGACCTCGATCCGCAGCGGCGCGCAGAGCTCCAACGGGGTCAACGTCTACATCGACGGCGTCGGCCAGAAGAACTACGTCCTGCCCGGCGGCGTCGGCGGCCAGGACGACACCCGCGGCAACCCGTTCCCGCAGTCGGCGATCGGCGAATACAAGGTCATCACCTCCAACTACAAGGCCGAGTTCGACCAGCTCAGCAGCGCCGCGATCACCGCGGTGACGCGCTCGGGCGGCAACGAATTCCACGGCGACTTCTTCTGGGACTACACCGCCGAGAAGTGGCGCTCGCCGACCCCGGCCGAAGAAAAGGCCGGGCGCAAGACCGACTCCAAGGAAGAGCAGTACGGCGTTTCCTTCAGCGGCCCGATCCTGCGCGACCGCGCGCACTTCTTCGTCGCCTACGAGGCCAAGGAATACAACACGCCGTTCACGATCAAGCCCGGCGAGGGCGTCGGCGTGGCCCAGCTGCCGGCGCAGTTCCAGTCGCTGGTCGGCGGCGTCAACGCGCCGTTCAAGGAAGACCTGTACTTCGCCAAGATCGACTGGCTGCTCGGCGAGAACCACTATTTCGAACTGACCGGCAAGTACCGCGACGAGACCGAGATCACCGGCGTCGACGGCATCAACACCGTGCCGTTCGGCACCGCCAAGGACAATAGCGACAAGCGCCTGGATCTGCGCTACCAGTACACCGGCCAGGGCTGGATCAACGACGCCCACCTGACCTACGAGGACGCCAGCTACAACCCGCGCGCCAACGCCTTCGGCAACGGCTACGTGCTGACCCGCGCCGACGTCGATTCCAACGGCGGCAAGCGCGTGCTCAACGCCGGCCCCGGCGAGAATTTCCAGAACAAGGCGCAGAAGGGCTATTCGTTCCAGGACGACCTGACCCTGACCGACCTGCAGTGGCACGGCTACCACACGGTCAAGATGGGGCTGAAGTACAAGCGCATCGACATCAGCGCCGCCGAGCAGATCCCCTACAACCCGCAGTTCTTCTACGACATCGACCGCGACCTGGGCGCGCCCTACCTGGTCCGCTTCGGCGCCGGCCTGCCGGGGATCGCCGACGGCAGCGTCGAGTCGCGCAACAAGCAGTTCGGCATCTACATCCAGGACGACTGGGAGGTCAACGACAAGCTGACCCTGAACCTCGGCATCCGCTGGGATTACGAGACCAGCGACGTCTACACCGACTACCGCACCCCGGCCGACGTGGTCGCCGCGCTCAACAGCCAGGACCCGCGCGCGCCGGCCGGGCAAAGCTATCGCCAGACTCTGGCTCGGGGCGGCATCGATCTCAACGACTACATCAGTACCGGCCGCGAGCGCAGCAACTTCAAGGACGCGTTCCAGCCGCGCCTGGGCTTCTCCTACGATCTCAACGCCGACCAGCGCCACGTGATCTACGGCGGCGCCGGCCGCGCCTACGACCGCAACATCTTCAACAACCTGCAGCTGGAAACCACCAAGGGCACCTTCCCGACCTATTCGTTCCGCTTCAACCAGCCCGGCCACGCCTGCACCCCGGGCGTCGGCGACTGCCTGGCCTTCGATCCGCGCTACTTCGACCGCGCGGCGCTGGAAGCCCTGGTCGCGGCGGATCCGAACAACGGCCGCGAGGTGTTCCTGCTCAACAACGATCTGAAGACCCCGTACTCGGATCAGTTCAGCATCGGCATGCGCAACGCGCTGACCATCGGCGAGACCGAATGGCAGACCGACGTCGGCCTGTCGCGCATCGTCAGCAAGGACGGCTTCGCCTTCCTGCTCGGCAACCGCCGTCCCGACGGTTCGTTCTATCCGCCGGGCGCGCAGTGGGGCGCACCGTTCGGCAACGGCATCCCGGGCTTCGGCCGCGCGCTGATCCTCGGCGTCAACGGCATCGAGACCCGCGCCAATTCGCTGCTGGTCAAGATCGACAAGCCCTACACCCGCGAGTCGGGCTGGGGCGTGACCGTGGCCTATACGCTGACCGACGCCGAGGAGAATCGCGAGAACGGCGAGTCGTTCTCGCTCGACCATCCCAGCCTGGCCGGCTTCGGCTGGCACGACGCCAAGGGCGTGCCGCGCCATCGCCTGGTCGCCACCGGCATCTACGACGGTCCGTGGGGGCTGACGTTCTCGGGCAAGCTGACCGTGGCCAGCCCGACCGGCTACTACTTCGTCAATTGCTCGCAGGCGCCGGCCGGCAACGACGGCCAGTGCTTCACCGACCAGTTCAAGCCCGACGACACGATCGGCTTCAAGCAGCTCGACCTGGCGGTGAGCAAGGAGTTCGATACCGGCGCCGGGATCAAGTTCCGCATCCGCGGCGACCTGCTCAACGTCACCAACGAGCGCAACTACAACCAGTACGAAACCTATGCCGGGCGCCTGGGCGCGCCGAACGCCAAGTTCGGCGAGCACCAGGACGGCATCATCCTGCCGACGCGCATGTTCAAGCTGTCGATGGGCTTCAGCTGGTAA
- a CDS encoding LacI family DNA-binding transcriptional regulator: MSVTIKDVARAAQVSVATVSRTLNGHGNVAEEVRRRVLAVARDLRYTPHAAARSLSSRRTQTLGVVLPDLHGEFFSELVRGVDQIAREHRLHLLVSSYHGCPEEQVAALRAMRGRVDGLLVMSPYAQAQTTVAEELDSALPVVLINSQDAVPGPMSLSIDNYGGAQAMVDYLIDCGHRRIAFIAGPEANYDAHERLRGYREALARRLPKAAEWVLPGEFDEASGHRAGQALLAAPQRPDAVFAANDMMALGCLFAFAQAGLKVPDDVAVAGFDDIPLARYVHPTLTTMRVNIAELGARAARLLLSKLTADPAPQDAAPTTDEPRQTQLLQPELIVRESGMRRGGDG, from the coding sequence GTGAGCGTGACGATCAAAGACGTCGCCCGCGCGGCGCAGGTGTCGGTAGCGACCGTGTCGCGTACCTTGAACGGCCACGGCAACGTCGCCGAAGAGGTGCGCCGGCGCGTGCTCGCCGTGGCCCGCGATCTGCGCTACACGCCGCACGCCGCGGCGCGCAGCCTCAGCAGCCGGCGTACCCAGACCCTGGGCGTGGTCCTGCCGGACCTGCACGGCGAATTCTTCTCCGAACTGGTGCGCGGCGTCGACCAGATCGCGCGCGAACACCGCCTGCACCTGCTGGTGTCCAGCTACCACGGCTGCCCGGAAGAGCAGGTCGCGGCCTTGCGCGCGATGCGCGGACGGGTCGACGGCCTGCTGGTGATGTCGCCGTACGCGCAGGCGCAGACCACCGTCGCCGAGGAACTCGACAGCGCGCTGCCGGTGGTGCTGATCAATTCGCAGGACGCCGTGCCGGGGCCGATGTCGCTGAGCATCGACAACTACGGCGGCGCCCAGGCGATGGTCGACTACCTGATCGACTGCGGCCACCGCCGGATCGCTTTCATCGCCGGCCCCGAAGCCAACTACGACGCCCACGAGCGACTGCGCGGCTATCGCGAAGCGCTGGCGCGGCGCCTGCCCAAGGCCGCCGAATGGGTGCTGCCGGGCGAGTTCGACGAAGCCTCCGGCCATCGCGCCGGACAGGCGCTGCTGGCGGCGCCGCAACGCCCCGATGCGGTGTTCGCGGCCAACGACATGATGGCCTTGGGCTGCTTGTTCGCGTTCGCGCAAGCCGGACTGAAGGTGCCCGACGACGTCGCCGTGGCCGGCTTCGACGACATTCCCTTGGCCCGCTATGTGCACCCGACGCTCACGACCATGCGGGTCAATATCGCCGAATTGGGCGCGCGGGCGGCGCGCCTGTTGTTGAGCAAGCTCACCGCCGACCCGGCGCCGCAGGACGCGGCGCCAACCACCGACGAACCGCGGCAAACGCAACTGCTGCAGCCGGAACTGATCGTTCGCGAATCGGGCATGCGTCGAGGGGGCGACGGCTGA
- a CDS encoding BolA family protein, with protein MSAGPLPREQRVAAIRAAIEAALAPQALEIEDESHRHAGHAGAQDGRGHFRVAVVSEAFAGLSPIARHRAVYAAVGELMNTDIHALAISARTPAEASR; from the coding sequence GTGAGCGCCGGCCCCTTGCCGCGCGAGCAGCGCGTCGCCGCGATCCGCGCCGCGATCGAGGCCGCGCTAGCGCCGCAGGCGCTGGAGATCGAGGACGAAAGCCACCGCCATGCCGGCCACGCCGGCGCCCAGGACGGGCGCGGCCACTTCCGCGTCGCGGTGGTCAGCGAGGCCTTCGCCGGCCTCAGCCCGATCGCGCGCCATCGCGCGGTCTATGCCGCGGTCGGCGAGTTGATGAACACCGATATCCACGCGCTGGCGATCAGCGCGCGCACGCCCGCCGAAGCCTCGCGCTGA
- a CDS encoding YciI family protein, with protein sequence MWYLIEGYDVADALPKRGPARPAHLARLEALRDQGRLLLAGPCPAIDAEDPGPAGFSGSLIVAEFESLQAARAWADADPYVEAGVYARVEVRPFRKVLP encoded by the coding sequence ATGTGGTATCTGATCGAGGGTTACGACGTCGCCGATGCGCTGCCCAAGCGCGGTCCTGCGCGCCCGGCGCATCTGGCGCGGCTGGAAGCGCTGCGCGACCAGGGCCGCCTGCTGCTGGCCGGGCCGTGCCCGGCGATCGACGCCGAAGATCCGGGCCCGGCCGGTTTCAGCGGCAGCCTGATCGTGGCCGAGTTCGAATCGTTGCAGGCGGCGCGCGCCTGGGCCGACGCGGATCCGTACGTGGAGGCCGGCGTCTACGCGCGGGTCGAGGTGCGGCCGTTCCGCAAGGTGCTGCCGTGA
- a CDS encoding peptidoglycan-binding protein: MPKYSIVESVGRNVEHVHDYEDLERHHPSRGNERGRVYGTVNGEREELLGNYRGTPTVSRDGDYYVSKDLVLQAGGSSSVAVPAVASGYIGRIDPSDGIVQIYDRPASDPNREMIAQYRHLDLRNTHLQAGDRIEYGQSVGIQGGFNNGNPSAFGKHVHIDINTSYLPQMERYVRDLDSGAITTDRRPPAQDNLTGPARVSDVSGNGRSVHSPGGNGSQPRPEAMADGVLRKDERGPDVQNLQDRLNQLGFRDAAGHALTADGKFGQRTKEAVQAFQRAHGLEDDGIVGRDTFNALRNAQRADAPARSADPARSPLLSDANHPDNAMYRQAVTGLEKLGGFRNHQDLERAAATLTYDARVSGMNRIDHVVPNASGTGLFAVQGEPTDPGHRRAFADRDQAVQQTVEQSTQKLQQDVPAMAPQAAQPSQAQAQRPMTA; this comes from the coding sequence ATGCCCAAATATTCGATCGTCGAATCGGTCGGCCGTAATGTGGAACACGTCCACGATTACGAAGACCTCGAGCGCCATCACCCCAGCCGCGGCAACGAACGCGGCCGCGTCTACGGCACGGTCAACGGCGAGCGCGAAGAGCTGCTCGGCAACTACCGCGGCACCCCGACCGTCTCGCGCGACGGCGACTACTACGTGTCCAAGGACCTGGTCCTGCAGGCCGGCGGCTCCAGTTCGGTGGCCGTGCCCGCGGTCGCCAGCGGCTACATCGGCCGGATCGACCCCAGCGACGGCATCGTCCAGATCTACGACCGTCCGGCCAGCGATCCGAACCGCGAGATGATCGCCCAGTACCGTCACCTGGACCTGCGCAACACCCACCTGCAGGCCGGCGACCGGATCGAGTACGGCCAGTCGGTCGGCATCCAGGGCGGCTTCAACAACGGCAATCCCAGCGCGTTCGGCAAGCACGTCCACATCGACATCAACACCAGCTACCTGCCGCAGATGGAGCGCTACGTGCGCGACCTGGACAGCGGCGCGATCACCACCGACCGGCGCCCGCCGGCGCAGGACAACCTGACCGGCCCGGCCCGGGTCAGCGACGTGTCCGGCAACGGCCGCAGCGTGCACAGCCCGGGCGGCAACGGCTCGCAGCCGCGCCCGGAGGCGATGGCCGACGGCGTGCTGCGCAAGGACGAACGCGGTCCGGACGTGCAGAACCTGCAAGACCGCCTCAACCAGCTCGGCTTCCGCGATGCGGCCGGCCACGCCCTGACCGCCGACGGCAAGTTCGGCCAGCGCACCAAGGAGGCCGTGCAGGCCTTCCAGCGCGCGCACGGCCTGGAAGACGATGGCATCGTCGGCCGCGACACCTTCAACGCCTTGCGCAACGCCCAGCGCGCCGATGCGCCGGCGCGTTCGGCCGACCCGGCGCGCTCGCCGCTGCTGTCGGACGCCAACCACCCCGACAACGCCATGTATCGGCAAGCGGTGACCGGCCTGGAGAAGCTCGGCGGGTTCCGCAATCACCAGGACCTGGAGCGCGCCGCGGCCACGCTGACCTACGACGCGCGGGTCAGCGGCATGAACCGGATCGACCACGTCGTGCCCAACGCCAGCGGCACCGGCCTGTTCGCGGTCCAGGGCGAGCCGACCGACCCCGGCCACCGCCGCGCCTTCGCCGACCGCGATCAGGCGGTGCAGCAGACCGTCGAGCAGTCGACCCAGAAGCTGCAGCAGGACGTGCCGGCGATGGCGCCGCAGGCTGCCCAGCCGAGCCAGGCGCAGGCGCAGCGGCCGATGACCGCCTGA